The genome window GTCGTGGCCGAGTGCCCGGAGCGCTTCGCGCGCGTGGTCACTTCGAACACCGGGCTGCCCGACGCGAAGGGCATCCCCGAGGCGGCGGCGCCGGCGCTGCGCGAGCTGTACGCGAAGCTGCCGGTCCCGCGCACCATGCTCGACGTGATGAAGGGCTTCGCGGCGGCGGGCGAGGGCGGCGTGCCACCCTTCATGTACTGGCAGAAGCACTGCGCGGAGTCACCCGAGTTCACGCCCGAGGCGGTCATGCGCGCCATGTGTCCCAAGCTCAGTGAGGCGGAGATCGCGGCCTATGCCGCGCCGTTCCCCGACGAGCGCTTCCGCGCGGGTGCGCGCCGCTTCCCGACGCTGGTCCCGATCCTGCCCGACGACGTGGCGATCCCCGACAACCGCCGCGCCTGGCAGGTGCTGCAGGGCTACACGAAGCCCTTTCTCACCGCGTTCACCGACGGCGACCCGGTGACAGCCGGGCTCCACACGCGCTTCCAGGAGGAGGTGCCGGGCGCGAAGGGACAGCCGCACACGACCATTCGGGGCGCGGGTCACTTCGTGCAGGAGGACGCCGGCGAGCAGCTCGCGCGCATCGCGCTCGACTTCATGGCGCGGGGGCGCTGACGCGATGCGCCTGCTGCCGCCGCCCGACGACGACTACCGAGGCTCGCAGCTCGCGGTCTTCTTCCTGTGGCTCCAGATCGGCATCAACGCCTTCCGCGGCTGGGTGCACGTGTTCTGGGCCGACTCGGGCGCGGGCAGCATCGCGGGCATCGACCTGTCGCACAATGGAGCGCCGATCAAGAGCCTGCTCGCCTCGATCGGCATCGACCAGCTCGCCTGGCTCGTGATCGAGGTCGGGGTGGTGACTCGCTACCGGCGCTGGATCCCGACCGTGCTCGCCTTCGTGTTCGCGAAGCAGGTCGCGGCCGCCTGGCTCCTGTGGCTCTGGAAGCCGCTGGGCGTCGAGGCGCCCGCCAAGCTCGGAGCGCTCGTGGGCGTGCCGATCGCCGCGGCGGCGCTCTGGCTCTCGCTGCGCGACCGGGCTCCCCGGTAGAATTCGCGTCCGGAGGAGACGAAGTGACCGGCGCCGACGTCGCGCGCATCGAGGCGGCCGACGCGGAGATCCGGGCGCTCATGCCGGAGCCCGGCCGCGCGGCGCGCGTCGAACGCGCGCTCGCGGAGGCGCCCGATGGACCCCTGCGCGGGCTCCTGTTCGGCGTGAAGGACGTCTTGCATGTCGACGGGCTGCCGACCACGGCCGGCTCGGCGCTGCCCGTCGAGGAGCTCGCGGGGCCCGAGGCCGCGGCCGTGTCACTGCTGCGCAGCGCCGGCGCGGTGGTGCTGGCCAAGACCGTGTCGACCGAGTTCGCGTTCATCGAGCCCGGGCCCACCCGCAACCCGCGCAACCTCGCGCACACCCCCGGTGGCTCGTCGAGCGGGTCGGCGGCGGCCGTGGCGGCCGGTCACTGCCCGTTGGCGCTCGGCACACAGACCGTGGGCTCGGTGATCCGCCCGGCGGCGTTCTGCGGCGTGGTGGGTTACAAGCCGTCGTACGGGCGGATCTCCACGGCGGGCGTGATCCCGCTCGCCGAGTCGTTCGACACGGTCGGGCTGCTCGCGGCGAACGTGGACTGGGCCAGCCGCGCGGCGGCGGTGCTGTGTGCCGGCTGGCACATGGCGAGCCCGAGACACCCGGCGCGGCTCGGCCTGCCGCAAGGCCCCTATCTCGCGCAGGCAACGCCTGCGGCGCGGGCCGTGCTCGACGGACTCGACGCCAAGCCGGTCCCCGTGCTCGAAGACATCGCGACACTCAACGCCGCGCACCGGCGCCTGCTGGTGTTCGAGATGGCGCGCCACCACGCGCGCTGGCAGCCGCGCTTCGCGCAGCGCTACCGGCCCCGCACGCTCGCGGCGCTGCGCGACGGCGGGGAGGTGCCCGCGGAGTACGCCGCCGAAGTGCGCGCGGGCCGGGCGCGCGTGCGCGCGCGCATCCACCAGGCCATGGACGCGGCAGGCGTCGACGTGCTGGTATGTCCGGCAGCCGCCGGCCCCGCGCCGGCCGGGCTCGATTCCACGGGAGACCCGATGCTGCAGCTGCCCTGGACCCACGCCGGCCTGCCGGTGGTGTCTCTGCCGCGGGTGAGCGCGCCGGACGGCCTGCCGCTGGGCCTGCAGCTCGTGGGGCGCTTCATGGACGACGAGCGGCTGCTCGCCTGGGCGGAGCGCCTGGAATGAGCCGGGCGATTCTCGACGCGCTGCACGAGTCACTCGGCCTGCCGCGCCCGGCGGAGCTCGAGATCGTCGGAGCGGACCCGGTCCTGGCCACTCACTTCCGCGTCGGCGAGGCAGCGGCCGCGGCGCTGGCCGCCAGCGCGCTGGCCGCGGCCGAGATCTGGCGCCTGCGCACGGGCCGGCGCCAGCGCGTGCGCGTCGACGTGACCGGCGCAGCCGCCTCGCTGCTCGGCTTCATGTTCCAGCGCGTCGAGAGCGGCCCCGGCGTGGAGCCGTTCGAAGCGCGCCGGCAGCTCACCGGCTTCTACCGCACGCGCGACGGCCAGTGGTTCCTGCTTCACCAGAGCTTCCCCGAGACACAACGGCGCGCGCTTGAGCTCCTGGGCTGCGGCCCCGAGCGCGAGGCGGTGGCGGGGAAGATCGCGGGCTGGGACGC of Myxococcota bacterium contains these proteins:
- a CDS encoding haloalkane dehalogenase; translation: MELVRTPDERFRDLPGWPYLPRYTSVPDAEGGALRMHYVDEGPRAAPPVLCLHGQPTWSYLYRKMIPLLSAAGQRVVAPDLVGFGRSDKPTRVSDYSYARHVAWLRAFVESLDLREITLICQDWGGLVGLRVVAECPERFARVVTSNTGLPDAKGIPEAAAPALRELYAKLPVPRTMLDVMKGFAAAGEGGVPPFMYWQKHCAESPEFTPEAVMRAMCPKLSEAEIAAYAAPFPDERFRAGARRFPTLVPILPDDVAIPDNRRAWQVLQGYTKPFLTAFTDGDPVTAGLHTRFQEEVPGAKGQPHTTIRGAGHFVQEDAGEQLARIALDFMARGR
- a CDS encoding amidase; protein product: MTGADVARIEAADAEIRALMPEPGRAARVERALAEAPDGPLRGLLFGVKDVLHVDGLPTTAGSALPVEELAGPEAAAVSLLRSAGAVVLAKTVSTEFAFIEPGPTRNPRNLAHTPGGSSSGSAAAVAAGHCPLALGTQTVGSVIRPAAFCGVVGYKPSYGRISTAGVIPLAESFDTVGLLAANVDWASRAAAVLCAGWHMASPRHPARLGLPQGPYLAQATPAARAVLDGLDAKPVPVLEDIATLNAAHRRLLVFEMARHHARWQPRFAQRYRPRTLAALRDGGEVPAEYAAEVRAGRARVRARIHQAMDAAGVDVLVCPAAAGPAPAGLDSTGDPMLQLPWTHAGLPVVSLPRVSAPDGLPLGLQLVGRFMDDERLLAWAERLE